A single Garra rufa chromosome 9, GarRuf1.0, whole genome shotgun sequence DNA region contains:
- the snip1 gene encoding smad nuclear-interacting protein 1 — MDNRRRHRESPVRDVKTKIKQEKVSPARPPRVRRSSSGSSRGSNSPPPRRRDSRSPVRRKDRSPARRDRPSGRQQERSPRPRTSRSPQRSSDFRIKREQVDQRGTESHRHRERRDDSNDRRMKRDGERPRQRDRDREQDRHRARERDAHLQQQQQADRERHNERRRENRLGQEEAQSGSGNEVQEFGGTDSGDSEPAVDKEKPNFE; from the exons ATGGATAACAGGAGACGACACAGAGAATCTCCTGTCCGGGATGTAAAgacaaaaattaaacaagaaaaaGTGAGTCCCGCGCGGCCTCCGCGGGTTCGCCGATCCAGTTCAGGCTCTAGCCGAGGCAGCAACAGCCCTCCACCGAGACGACGAGACAGCAG ATCACCTGTCAGAAGAAAGGACAGATCGCCAGCGAGGAGAGATCGTCCATCGGGCAGACAACAAGAGAGGTCACCTCGGCCCCGGACAAGTAGAAGCCCGCAACGCAGCTCTGACTTCAGGATAAAGCGG gAGCAAGTTGATCAAAGAGGAACCGAAAGTCATCGGCATCGTGAGAGAAGGGATGATTCAAACGATCGCAGGATGAAAAGGGATGGAGAGCGGCCACGGCAAAGAGACCGAGACCGAGAACAAGACAGACATAGGGCGAGAGAACGGGATGCCCACCTACAACAGCAACAGCAGGCTGATAGGGAACGGCATAATGAACGGCGGCGGGAGAATCGCCTCGGACAGGAGGAGGCTCAGAGTGGCAGTGGTAACGAGGTGCAAGAGTTCGGCGGTACAGATAGTGGTGATTCTGAACCTGCAGTAGACAAGGAAAAGCCCAACTTTGAA
- the dnali1 gene encoding axonemal dynein light intermediate polypeptide 1, whose amino-acid sequence MILPTDSLLKYDYPVLVSKNTERKSPRSRPLKVSPQQMVESGPVPPPPKPKSPSADASKQQTEEILNAILPPREWMEDNQLWVQPVSSAPCTRMDVINLQEQLDRSLQARQARETGICPVRRELYSQCFDELIRQVTINCAERGLLLLQVRDEIRMTIAAYQTLYESSVAFGMRKALQAEHGMTDMENKILKLETEKRDLEKLLNEQKAKCEAIKRQEAEQREIEEKKHGEEVQFLKRTNQQLKTQMEGIITLRNKA is encoded by the exons ATGATTCTCCCGACTGACTCTTTGCTGAAGTATGATTATCCGGTGTTGGTGAGCAAGAATACAGAGAGGAAGTCTCCAAGG AGTCGCCCTTTGAAAGTGAGTCCTCAACAGATGGTAGAGAGCGGCCCAGTCCCACCTCCACCCAAACCCAAGAGCCCCTCAGCGGATGCTAGCAAACAGCAAACCGAAGAGATCCTAAATGCCATTCTGCCACCAAG GGAATGGATGGAGGACAACCAGTTGTGGGTACAGCCGGTATCCAGCGCTCCGTGCACGCGTATGGATGTTATTAATTTGCAAGAACAGCTGGACAGAAGTCTGCAGGCGAGGCAGGCCAGAGAGACAGGCATCTGTCCTGTGCGCAGGGAGCTCTACTCCCAGTGCTTTG ATGAGTTAATCAGACAGGTCACCATTAATTGTGCCGAGCGGGGCCTCCTGCTGCTGCAAGTAAGAGACGAGATTCGCATGACCATCGCTGCCTATCAAACACTGTACGAGAGCAGTGTGGCCTTTGGCATGAGGAAAGCACTTCAAGCAGAGCATGGAATGACTGACATGGAGAACAAG ATTTTAAAGTTAGAGACTGAGAAACGAGATTTGGAGAAGCTGTTGAACGAACAGAAGGCTAAATGTGAGGCCATCAAGAGACAGGAAGCAGAACAGCGGGAAATTGAAGAAAAGAAGCATGGAGAAGAGGTCCAGTTCCTTAAACGAACTAATCAGCAACTCAAG ACACAGATGGAAGGCATAATTACCCTGAGGAATAAGGCctaa